One Pseudochaenichthys georgianus chromosome 4, fPseGeo1.2, whole genome shotgun sequence DNA window includes the following coding sequences:
- the amotl2a gene encoding angiomotin-like 2a, protein MRTAEGSCGTVLHRLIQEQLRYGNLTDTRTLLAIQQQALRGGSSSGGGGHGSPRSSLESLTQEETQYIQMSTRQDPQGQEHQGDLLHSESQGCHLYQLHGEELPTYEEAKAHSQYLTSQKGQAEQDLNIMGGHSEAQWDLKREHARSLSERLMQLSLERSAPQHSLGSAHSYPQLYNDNITNTVAADRPGAQQYADQRGPPPDYPLFARIPGYMLSHSQEHGQFYREPPPPFYSQHHSFVSAQSQVAHSPPAAPGHNLSQTQMLMRENEQLRKELEVYSEKASRLQKLELEIQRISEAYETLMKGSAKREALEKTLRNKLEAEIKRMHDFNRDLRDQLDSAIKQRSAKEAECSDQRHHVFVKLLEQNEEQQREREQLERQVQHLRVSGEECQQRGELLEQALLSTQARNRQLVEELQRKRAYVEKVERLQGALSQLQAACEKREALELRLRTRLEQELKSLRAHQSHRQAADPTSSEPSSSMLQQQLREREERVLALEADLTRWEQKYLEESTMRQFAMDAAATAAAQRDTTIIKHSPRQSPNSSFNEDLPSSSHRHQEMENRIRALHAQLLEKDAVIKVIQQRSRWEQGQLERQGLHLTRSVPSIYNVTSSTESKGKSLSDDQTGAAALRLQPCMRGPARAPSRDCSTQCEEASLEPEPTEVMSAASCVETTEQLLTTCERICSSDAEVLEILI, encoded by the exons ATGAGAACTGCTGAAGGCTCCTGTGGAACGGTCCTGCACCGACTGATCCAGGAGCAGCTGCGCTACGGGAATCTGACGGACACGCGCACGCTCCTGGCCATCCAGCAGCAGGCGCTGCGGGGGggcagcagcagcggcggggGGGGCCACGGCAGTCCCCGCTCCTCTCTGGAAAGCCTGACACAGGAGGAGACCCAGTACATCCAGATGTCCACGCGACAGGATCCTCAGGGCCAGGAGCACCAGGGGGACCTCCTGCATTCTGAGAGCCAGGGGTGCCATCTGTACCAGCTGCACGGAGAGGAGCTGCCCACATATGAGGAGGCCAAGgcacactcccagtacctgacCTCCCAGAAGGGGCAGGCCGAGCAGGACTTGAACATAATGGGGGGTCACAGTGAGGCTCAGTGGGACCTGAAGAGGGAGCACGCTCGCTCCCTCAGTGAGAGGCTCATGCAGCTCTCTCTGGAGAGGAGCGCTCCTCAGCACAGCCTGGGGTCTGCCCACAGCTATCCACAGCTGTATAATGATAATATTACAAACACTGTGGCAGCTGACAGGCCAGGGGCCCAACAGTATGCAGATCAGCGTGGGCCCCCCCCGGACTACCCTCTGTTTGCTAGGATTCCTGGATACATGCTCAGCCACTCACAGGAGCACGGACAGTTCTACAGAGAGCCGCCTCCACCTTTCTACTCTCAGCATCACAG CTTTGTGTCCGCTCAGTCACAGGTGGCTCACAGCCCCCCCGCAGCCCCCGGCCACAACTTGTCTCAGACCCAGATGTTGATGCGAGAGAACGAGCAGCTCAGGAAGGAGCTGGAGGTCTACAGTGAGAAGGCCTCCCGGCTGCAGAAG TTGGAGTTGGAGATTCAAAGGATATCAGAAGCATACGAGACCCTAATGAAAGGCTCTGCCAAGCGGGAGGCTCTGGAGAAAACATTGAGGAATAAACTGGAGGCTGAGATTAAGAGGATGCACGACTTTAACAGAGACCTGAGAG ACCAGCTTGATTCAGCTATCAAACAGCGGTCAGCTAAGGAGGCCGAGTGTTCAGACCAGAGGCATCATGTCTTTGTTAAACTGCTTGAGCAAA ATGAAGAGCAGCAGCGGGAGCGGGAGCAGCTGGAAAGGCAGGTACAGCACCTGCGTGTCTCCGGGGAGGAGTGCCAGCAGAGGGGGGAGCTGCTGGAGCAGGCTCTGCTCTCCACACAGGCCCGCAACCGGCAGCTggtggaggagctgcagaggaAGAGAGCATATGTGGAGAAGGTGGAGCGGCTGCAGGGGGCGCTGTCCCAGCTGCAGGCCGCCTGCGAGAAGAGAGAGGCGCTGGAGCTGCGGCTGCGCACGCGGCTGGAGCAGGAGCTGAAGAGCCTGAGGGCCCACCAG TCTCATAGGCAGGCCGCTGACCCCACGTCTTCAGAGCCCAGCTCCTccatgctgcagcagcagctgagGGAGCGGGAGGAGCGGGTCCTGGCCCTGGAGGCAGACCTCACCAGGTGGGAGCAGAAGTACCTGGAGGAGAGCACCATGAGGCAGTTTGCCATGGATGCAGCTGCCACTGCTGCTGCACAAAG AGATACAACCATCATCAAACATTCTCCTCGACAGTCACCAAACAGCAGTTTTAATGAAGACCTGCCTTCGTCCAGTCACAGACATCAGGAGATGGAGAACAG GATCCGTGCGCTTCATGCTCAGCTCCTGGAGAAGGACGCCGTGATCAAAGTCATTCAGCAGCGCTCCAGGTGGGAGCAGGGCCAGCTGGAGAGGCAGGGGCTACATCTCACCAGGTCTGTCCCCTCCATCTACAATGTGACCAGCAGCACGGAGAGCAAAG GAAAGAGCCTCTCAGATGACCAGACAGGTGCTGCTGCGCTGAGACTCCAGCCCTGCATGAGGGGGCCAGCCAGGGCCCCCAGCAGGGACTGCAGCACCCAGTGTGAAGAGGCCTCTCTGGAGCCGGAGCCCACTGAAGTGATGTCAGCAGCTTCATGTG TAGAGACCACAGAGCAGCTACTCACGACATGTGAGAGGATCTGCAGCTCCGATGCAGAGGTGCTTGAAATCCTCATTTGA